A single genomic interval of Lucilia cuprina isolate Lc7/37 chromosome 2, ASM2204524v1, whole genome shotgun sequence harbors:
- the LOC111680557 gene encoding antigen 5 like allergen Cul n 1-like, protein MYNCLVLYGTLGNGNAWEYCQADIENKLCGTGKTHLICDAKNSIDNPSYISKEFLAHVPLTRKVKSAFINWHNYYRNRTAGGWAKNSLNKIFFPMAVRMRELIWDSELSYLSHFRSKLVNAGETTCSSTLRFPKVAQNLEVTVLNEPKPVLEIIFLALRKMFDEKNNIENPTEMPKEFVEDHEVAKQFTTIINDQVSRVGCAVALGADCLDSNEMSFKYCYYTVCTYDFDMGGIIYKVGKPTGRCSRWGVGRSKTYINLCANSGEIFAEEN, encoded by the exons CCTGGGAATATTGTCAAgctgatattgaaaataaattatgtgGAACCGGCAAGACACACTTAATTTGTGATGCAAAAAACTCCATAGACAAT ccCTCCTATATATCTAAGGAATTTCTAGCTCATGTACCTTTAACGAGAAAAGTTAAGAGTGCTTTTATAAATTGGCATAATTATTATCGTAATCGTACAGCTGGTGGTTGggcaaaaaatagtttaaataaaatattttttcctatgGCTGTTAGAATGCGTGAATTGATATGGGATAGTGAATTGAGTTATTTGTCACATTTTCGCTCAAAGCTGGTAAATGCGGGAGAGACTACATGTAGCAGCACTTTACGTTTTCCAAAAGTTGCACAAAATTTG GAGGTAACAGTCTTAAATGAACCCAAACCggtattagaaattatttttttggcatTGCGTAAAATGTTCGATGAAAagaataatatagaaaatcCTACCGAAATGCCCAAGGAATTTGTAGAGGa tCATGAAGTTGCCAAGCAATTTACAACTATTATAAATGATCAGGTTTCACGTGTAGGTTGTGCCGTAGCTCTAGGAGCCGACTGTTTAGACAG CAATGAAATGTCCTTTAAATACTGTTATTACACAGTTTGTACTTATGATTTCGACATGGGAGGCATTATTTATAAAGTAGGAAAACCTACTGGACGCTGTTCCCGTTGGGGTGTTGGCCGCAgtaaaacttatataaatttatgtgCAAATTCAGGTGAAATATTTGCAGAGGAAAACTGA
- the LOC111680558 gene encoding uncharacterized protein LOC111680558 isoform X1 yields MFNTEHFELKFNSLNGTKGSTIGKSTIVAHRLSVHFQNILTPTKSPQKYLETINHHLAVYREMLINIGQEKDCPELREKIRKFRCTILEECQITAQLLIPLDKTTNSIENHEDKVNHHYLVLLYQLLQLFLRELTKSYRLNQVITMDMEEYFENRAGPSNLGNVISELLLCKEITPDFNLEELSSIILGIKEISSMLKDIELILPQEFNSNVDIHNAWPVKRKRKLFCCGSQKDY; encoded by the exons atgtttaatactgaacattttgaattgaaatttaactCTCTAAATGGGACTAAAGGTTCAACAATTGGGAAATCTACAATTGTGGCTCATCGTTTATCTGtgcattttcaaaatattttaacaccaACAAAAAGTCCACAAAAA tatTTGGAAACTATTAATCATCATTTAGCTGTATATCGTGAAATGTTAATCAACATAGGTCAGGAAAAAGATTGTCCTGAGTTACGTGAAAAAATACGTAAATTTAGATGTACAATTCTAGAAGAATGTCAAATTACAGCACAGCTTTTAATACCTTTAGATAAAACTACTAACTCTATTGAAAACCATGAGGATAAAGTTAATCATCATTATTTAGTATTATTATATCAATTATTGCAATTGTTTTTACGTGAATTAACTAAAAGTTATCGTCTTAATCAAGTTATAACCATGGATATGGAAGAATATTTTG aAAATCGTGCTGGTCCTTCTAATCTGGGAAATGTTATTAGTGAACTTTTGTTATGCAAAGAAATAACTCCCGATTTTAATTTAGAAGAATTGTCTAGCATTATTCTGGGTATTAAGGAAATTTCTTCAATGTTAAAAGACATTGAATTGATTTTACCACAAG AATTTAATTCCAATGTCGATATTCATAATGCTTGGCCCGTAAAACGTAAGcgtaaattattttgttgtggTTCTcaaaaagattattaa
- the LOC111680558 gene encoding uncharacterized protein LOC111680558 isoform X2: MLINIGQEKDCPELREKIRKFRCTILEECQITAQLLIPLDKTTNSIENHEDKVNHHYLVLLYQLLQLFLRELTKSYRLNQVITMDMEEYFENRAGPSNLGNVISELLLCKEITPDFNLEELSSIILGIKEISSMLKDIELILPQEFNSNVDIHNAWPVKRKRKLFCCGSQKDY, encoded by the exons ATGTTAATCAACATAGGTCAGGAAAAAGATTGTCCTGAGTTACGTGAAAAAATACGTAAATTTAGATGTACAATTCTAGAAGAATGTCAAATTACAGCACAGCTTTTAATACCTTTAGATAAAACTACTAACTCTATTGAAAACCATGAGGATAAAGTTAATCATCATTATTTAGTATTATTATATCAATTATTGCAATTGTTTTTACGTGAATTAACTAAAAGTTATCGTCTTAATCAAGTTATAACCATGGATATGGAAGAATATTTTG aAAATCGTGCTGGTCCTTCTAATCTGGGAAATGTTATTAGTGAACTTTTGTTATGCAAAGAAATAACTCCCGATTTTAATTTAGAAGAATTGTCTAGCATTATTCTGGGTATTAAGGAAATTTCTTCAATGTTAAAAGACATTGAATTGATTTTACCACAAG AATTTAATTCCAATGTCGATATTCATAATGCTTGGCCCGTAAAACGTAAGcgtaaattattttgttgtggTTCTcaaaaagattattaa